The genomic stretch CTGAAGTGGAAAGCATGACGATTTTAATTTTCATGCGTTGGTTTTCAGGCAGTTTTTCGAATTCGTCAAGAAACATAAAACCATCCATTTCCGGCATCATGATGTCCAGGAATATGATTTCCGGCCAGGTAGATTCGGTGGCGGTTTTCAAAAAGGTTAATGCTTCCTTGGCTTCCTGGTAAGTAACGACATTCTCTGCGAATCCATTCGACTCAATCATCTTTTTGTTGATGAAATTATCAAGCGAATTGTCATCGATTAACATTACTGACTGGTACTTTTCCTTCCCGGGGGTACTTTTTTTCTCTGCGGTACTTTGACTCAAGATCTGGCTGCTCATTTTTTTCTCTTCTGTGTTCTTTCTTTTTTTTGTTGGTCTGGTGCTGGAAGGTTGGATAGGGTTTGAAACGCAGTCCCCGCCTCGCGGTTGAGTAAAAAGTAAAATTGTCTTACATTGATCTTGCAGGAAACCTTGCATTTCTTACAAATTAATGGGAGGGTATTAAACAGGAACAGTCGGCATATAGCCAACTGCTCCCTCCAAACCAACCAACAGCCTAACAGGTGTTAACCTGCCATCCGAAGCTTTTGCTGCACCGTTTCCGGTACCATCGATTCCACATGATATCCGTAGAGTCCTACATATCCGGCTTCCGGGTAGGGAACCATGTCAAACCAAATGTTTAATCCGCTGAAAGTTACTTTGCACTCCGTCGGGACTTTGTCATTGAAGACGAAATTAATTTCAGGGTAGGCTTTTAGAATTGCCGAAGGGATTTTTGCACCTTTCCGGCATTTCCATTCCCCGAGTAAGGGAAGAGCTGTTAAGTTGGAGTCGATCAGCCGTTTGTTATAATCAAACCGCATTACAGGGAATGCGTCACGCAGATCGTTTTGTGTCATTTTTGATTTTTTCATGTTATTTCTTGAAGGCTTGCTATGCAATGATACATGCAGGGTTTCACTCTGGTGGTTAAATATTCACATGAAAGTTACATTTCTTTTGCAGCAATGCATGTTGCCTTCGTACCTTTGCAAAGAATTTAAAATAGAAAATATGCCATACCCGGAACAATTATGCGCTCCCATGCGCAAAGAACTTACCAGTATTGGATTTACTGAGCTAAAAGATGCAAGTGAAGTTGATACCAACATTCCTACTGCGAATGGGACTTCCTTGCTTATGCTTAATTCAGTTTGTGGTTGCGCGGCAGGTGCTGCACGGCCCGGTGTGAAGCTGGCCCTCAGCAGGACTGAATCAAAGCCGGATCATCTGATTACCGTTTTTGCAGGTCAGGATATTGAAGCTACCGTTCAGGCACGTAAATACCTGGCGCCCTATCCTCCCTCTTCACCTTGTATTGCCTTATTCAAAGATGGAAAGGTGGTGCATATGCTCGAACGTCATCATATTGAAGGACATTCGGCAGAGATGATTGCTGAAAACCTGAATGCAGCCTTTGAAGAATTCTGCTCGGTAAAAGCTTAATAATTCAATTGGAATCTTACAAAAGCGGTCTCAAAAGGATCGCTTTTTTTATTTGTGAAAGGGACGGTACGAGTATTTGCTGACTTGTACCTGCATTCAAGAGTGAAATTATAAGTCAACTAAATTCAACCGCTTAAGTTGTTGTCTACAGAGAGCGTGGCTGAAAATATTACACATCTTTTGGAAGATTATAAATCCGCTTTTTCATGAAAATTCGACTTTATTTTTGACTGTAAATAATCCTAGTTATAAATTTCTGAAAATTAAATCTTCGATTTAAACGCAGCGACCGCCGCGAACCCGCCGCGAACGCAGCGTTTAAGTTTGGAATCTTTACTGCTTTGGATGGTGTTTTAATCACTCTAATTTACTTTATACCTGCTCTTAGTGCGGTTTATATCCCCTTTGGACTTCTAAGCTTTATGGAAGTAGGCTCCGTTTATCTGTGCCTGCCGACCAAGGCTAAAGCCAGGGTGGCCAGCTGAGCAAGAAGTGGAAATTAATCGCACTTAATAAAAGGGCATTTGCCTTCTTTCTCAATAGCATTCCGGATGATTTCCCGCACCTGATCCCGCAGTGCATTGGCATCCGCTTCCGTCAATCCGGTAGTGGAAATGGCTTTGTGGATGATAATTCTGGAACGACCCGGTCTCAATACCATTTTTTCATTTTCCCGATCCGGAAAAATACTCCAGTTATCCAGAAAGGTAATGGGTACAATCGGAATTTGCATTTCAATCGCCAGTTTGAAGGCGCCGTTTTTAAAAGG from Bacteroidota bacterium encodes the following:
- a CDS encoding response regulator; the encoded protein is MSSQILSQSTAEKKSTPGKEKYQSVMLIDDNSLDNFINKKMIESNGFAENVVTYQEAKEALTFLKTATESTWPEIIFLDIMMPEMDGFMFLDEFEKLPENQRMKIKIVMLSTSESFRDLNRANKNPFVRKFLNKPLTQQVLQAINV
- a CDS encoding BrxA/BrxB family bacilliredoxin, translated to MPYPEQLCAPMRKELTSIGFTELKDASEVDTNIPTANGTSLLMLNSVCGCAAGAARPGVKLALSRTESKPDHLITVFAGQDIEATVQARKYLAPYPPSSPCIALFKDGKVVHMLERHHIEGHSAEMIAENLNAAFEEFCSVKA